A genomic region of Mycolicibacterium poriferae contains the following coding sequences:
- a CDS encoding DoxX family protein encodes MLIRRVARPMLSAVFISRGVESLRSPKPAADATRQTLDGLSKLPDPVGTNVPSDAETVAKVNAAVQIGGGLLLATGKFPRIASIALAASVVPGSLGGNAFWNQSDPQRKSEERKAFITDISLLGGLIIAAVDTEGKPSLGWRGRRAAHKVSEAVSAALPVGAAAGSSLSDSEFADKLGHGLQVGAERGRELAHLARERGEEWAEVAQKRGEEWAEVAQKRGGEWAEIAQKRGGEFADVARERGEGWAELARHRGTELAGTALDRAPDLADTARGRGHELAGQARRRAAKLTKAAEKQAKAAEKHAKVARKEARKQRRKL; translated from the coding sequence ATGTTGATCCGACGTGTCGCGCGCCCCATGCTCTCCGCCGTGTTCATCTCCCGCGGGGTGGAATCTCTGCGAAGCCCCAAACCCGCAGCGGACGCCACCCGACAGACCCTCGACGGGTTGTCCAAGCTGCCCGACCCGGTGGGCACCAACGTGCCCTCCGATGCCGAGACGGTGGCCAAGGTCAATGCCGCAGTGCAGATCGGCGGCGGGCTGCTGTTGGCGACCGGAAAGTTCCCGCGCATCGCCTCGATCGCACTGGCAGCCAGTGTGGTGCCGGGTTCCCTTGGTGGAAACGCCTTTTGGAACCAGTCCGACCCGCAGCGCAAGAGCGAGGAGCGCAAAGCGTTCATCACCGACATCAGCCTGCTGGGCGGGCTGATCATCGCCGCGGTCGACACCGAAGGCAAACCGTCGCTGGGGTGGCGCGGCCGCCGTGCGGCGCACAAGGTTTCGGAAGCGGTCTCGGCGGCGTTGCCGGTCGGGGCGGCCGCCGGTTCGTCGCTGTCGGACAGTGAGTTCGCCGACAAGCTCGGCCACGGACTGCAGGTCGGCGCCGAGCGGGGACGTGAACTGGCCCATCTCGCCCGCGAACGCGGTGAGGAGTGGGCCGAGGTCGCGCAGAAGCGCGGTGAGGAGTGGGCAGAGGTCGCCCAGAAGCGCGGCGGCGAGTGGGCTGAGATCGCGCAGAAACGCGGCGGTGAATTCGCCGACGTCGCCCGCGAACGCGGCGAAGGGTGGGCCGAGCTGGCCCGTCACCGCGGGACCGAGCTGGCCGGCACGGCGCTCGACCGGGCTCCGGACCTCGCCGACACCGCCCGGGGACGCGGACACGAGCTGGCCGGGCAGGCCCGCAGGCGCGCCGCCAAACTCACCAAGGCCGCCGAGAAGCAGGCCAAGGCCGCCGAGAAGCACGCGAAGGTCGCTCGCAAGGAAGCCAGGAAACAGCGCCGCAAGCTCTGA
- a CDS encoding RDD family protein: MTSDYPPQSGQYGYPGSYPPPGGNSKPGGLGVRFAARFIDGIIVGIIGFVLAFAVDATSNVWITGLFTGLLTFIYYVALEVTQGWTLGKKLLGLSVHGPSGAPKPTVAQSAIRNSWTLLPIIPFVGGLLGIVAIIVIAVTINGSPTKQGKHDELAGGTQVVKS; this comes from the coding sequence ATGACGAGCGACTATCCGCCTCAGTCCGGCCAGTACGGATACCCCGGGTCCTATCCCCCGCCGGGCGGCAACTCGAAGCCCGGCGGGTTGGGCGTGCGCTTCGCCGCCCGCTTCATCGACGGCATCATCGTGGGGATCATCGGGTTCGTCCTCGCGTTCGCCGTCGACGCCACCTCCAACGTCTGGATCACCGGGTTGTTCACCGGGTTGCTGACCTTCATCTACTACGTGGCGCTGGAAGTGACGCAGGGGTGGACCCTGGGCAAAAAACTGCTCGGTCTGAGCGTGCACGGACCGTCTGGCGCACCGAAGCCGACCGTGGCTCAGTCGGCCATCCGAAACTCGTGGACGCTGCTGCCGATCATTCCCTTCGTCGGTGGCCTGCTCGGAATCGTCGCGATCATCGTCATCGCGGTGACGATCAACGGCAGCCCGACCAAGCAGGGCAAGCACGACGAACTGGCCGGCGGCACACAGGTCGTCAAGAGCTGA
- a CDS encoding DUF4333 domain-containing protein has translation MTGQLMRTLIATLTALTASAVVAAGCSVQDASGAPTVTSADLQNDIAAQLASAGEQPQEVTCRADLVGEVGQTSRCDVVMSPTNSFQPIVTVTAVDGATINYEMTPALSREQLERAVVRLLDDAGAAAPTSVVCLGDLHGQIGAISRCDITTAGLTLPRTAEVTSVDGLMMNFDLVPILTRTELENSLLDDLAAHVGARPDSATCAGHLEGRPGNTVDCTVADASTTATLRLTVTAVDGDAIDYSYAPTG, from the coding sequence GTGACGGGGCAGCTGATGAGGACGCTGATCGCCACGTTGACGGCGCTGACAGCAAGCGCGGTGGTCGCCGCGGGGTGCAGTGTGCAGGACGCCTCCGGCGCCCCGACCGTGACCAGCGCAGACCTGCAGAACGACATCGCCGCGCAGCTGGCGAGCGCGGGCGAGCAGCCGCAGGAGGTGACCTGCCGCGCGGATCTGGTCGGCGAGGTGGGCCAGACCTCACGCTGCGACGTCGTGATGAGTCCGACGAACAGTTTCCAGCCGATCGTGACCGTCACCGCCGTCGACGGCGCCACCATCAATTACGAGATGACGCCCGCGCTGTCCCGCGAGCAGTTGGAACGGGCGGTGGTCCGTCTGCTCGACGATGCCGGAGCAGCCGCGCCGACGTCGGTGGTGTGCCTGGGGGATCTGCACGGCCAGATCGGTGCCATCTCCCGGTGCGACATCACCACCGCAGGGCTGACCCTGCCGCGCACGGCCGAGGTCACCAGCGTCGACGGGTTGATGATGAACTTCGATCTGGTCCCGATCCTGACGCGCACCGAACTGGAGAACTCACTGCTGGACGACCTGGCCGCGCATGTCGGGGCGCGGCCGGACTCGGCCACCTGCGCCGGCCACCTCGAAGGCCGGCCCGGCAACACCGTCGACTGCACCGTCGCAGACGCCTCGACCACGGCGACGCTGCGGCTGACGGTCACCGCGGTCGACGGCGACGCGATCGACTACAGCTACGCGCCGACCGGGTGA
- a CDS encoding SCO6745 family protein, with amino-acid sequence MTREPSLARRLFDRVEPVHAVTYFAPEARTTFDQLGMRGFWMGYFAARSAPLGRVPAEIVTAAFYNFTPERVAKSLSGAWSVISPSDALRAREQSAAAALRRCGVADDEAGVAAELAMKAATGAEVGGRTLYAANRALELPQDPVARLWQAMTLLREHRGDGHIAVLTALGISGRECNVLHAAAERVPEEMIKRSRDYDDAQWELHRDALRERGLLDTAGVLTEAGRELKQHLEDTTDALALPALAALDDDEVEELFRTLTPITRKVVAAGDIPAATPMGLSRADLDDDSAHLR; translated from the coding sequence GTGACGAGAGAACCCTCGCTGGCCCGCCGCCTGTTCGATCGAGTCGAACCCGTCCACGCCGTCACCTACTTCGCCCCCGAAGCGCGCACCACCTTCGACCAGTTGGGGATGCGAGGATTCTGGATGGGTTACTTCGCGGCCCGTTCGGCACCACTGGGCAGGGTGCCCGCCGAGATCGTGACCGCCGCCTTCTACAACTTCACCCCCGAGCGGGTCGCCAAGTCGCTGTCGGGAGCGTGGTCGGTGATCTCACCCTCCGATGCGCTGCGGGCCCGGGAACAGTCGGCGGCCGCGGCGTTGCGCCGGTGCGGCGTGGCCGACGACGAGGCCGGCGTCGCGGCCGAACTGGCGATGAAGGCGGCGACCGGGGCCGAGGTCGGCGGCCGCACTCTGTATGCCGCCAACCGGGCACTCGAGTTGCCGCAGGATCCGGTCGCGCGGCTGTGGCAGGCCATGACGCTGCTGCGCGAACACCGCGGTGACGGCCACATCGCCGTGCTGACCGCGCTTGGCATCTCGGGCCGCGAATGCAACGTGCTGCACGCGGCGGCGGAGCGCGTGCCGGAGGAGATGATCAAGCGCAGCCGCGACTACGACGACGCGCAGTGGGAGCTGCATCGTGACGCGCTGCGGGAGCGAGGACTGCTCGACACCGCCGGCGTGCTCACCGAGGCCGGCCGTGAACTCAAACAGCACCTCGAAGACACCACCGATGCGCTGGCGCTGCCGGCCTTGGCAGCCCTGGACGACGACGAAGTCGAGGAGCTGTTCCGCACGCTGACACCGATCACGAGGAAGGTGGTGGCCGCCGGGGACATCCCCGCGGCAACGCCGATGGGGCTGAGCCGCGCCGACCTCGACGACGACAGCGCCCACCTGCGCTGA
- a CDS encoding YnfA family protein: MVLRSVLLFVLAAVLEIGGAWLVWQGVREQRGLVWVGAGVLALGAYGFVAAFQPDPHFGRVLAAYGGVFIAGSLLWGVVADGFRPDRWDLTGAAVALIGVGLIMYAPR; this comes from the coding sequence GTGGTGCTCAGATCGGTCCTGTTGTTCGTCCTCGCCGCCGTCCTCGAGATCGGCGGAGCGTGGCTGGTGTGGCAGGGCGTGCGCGAACAGCGCGGGCTCGTATGGGTCGGCGCCGGTGTGCTCGCGCTCGGTGCCTATGGCTTCGTGGCCGCGTTCCAGCCTGATCCGCATTTCGGCCGCGTGTTGGCCGCCTACGGCGGGGTGTTCATCGCCGGCTCCCTGCTGTGGGGCGTCGTCGCCGACGGTTTCCGGCCCGATCGATGGGACCTCACCGGCGCCGCGGTGGCACTCATCGGCGTGGGACTGATCATGTACGCGCCCCGCTGA
- a CDS encoding carboxylesterase/lipase family protein, with the protein MHEHIVTVRTASGAVEGFTRDGVHRWRSIPYARPPVGDLRYRAPQPVQPWSGVRHCHGFGHCSPQQRMYTILAPGKYQPMSEDCLTLNVTTPAGQAGGPLPVKVFIHGGGYMLGSSATPIYDGASLARKGCVYVSVNYRLGALGCLELSSLSTDDITIDDNLFLRDLVAALRWVQDNIEAFGGDPDNVTIFGESAGAHAVATLLATPAAGGLFTQAISQSPTTGMTRDADVAAEFAGRFAAQLGVGERDAAAALRAARPAELVDALHRLILEGQRDMLGAFAIGPAYGTDFLPKEPVMAMADGDAHRVPLIVGTNADEGRLFTRFLKLLPTNEVAIERLLAQADPVERERILAAYPGYPDPSVCVQLGGDLIFGAAVWQIAHAHSRHAPTFVYRYDYATRALRWSGFGATHATELLAVFDVYRSRFGRWLAAGVDSRAARRVSDDIQRRWLAFARHGVPGDDWPLYDRHERAVLVLDHKRRIEFDPHGERRRAWQGFSLANR; encoded by the coding sequence ATGCATGAGCACATCGTCACGGTGAGAACCGCCTCGGGCGCCGTGGAGGGCTTCACCCGGGACGGCGTCCACCGCTGGAGATCCATCCCGTATGCGCGCCCACCGGTGGGCGATCTGCGCTACCGGGCGCCTCAACCTGTGCAGCCGTGGTCGGGGGTGCGGCACTGCCACGGTTTCGGGCATTGCTCGCCGCAGCAGCGGATGTACACCATCCTGGCGCCCGGCAAATACCAGCCGATGAGCGAGGACTGCCTGACCCTCAACGTCACCACCCCCGCGGGCCAGGCCGGCGGCCCGCTGCCCGTCAAAGTCTTCATCCACGGCGGCGGCTACATGCTCGGCAGTTCGGCGACCCCCATCTATGACGGTGCCTCGCTGGCCCGCAAGGGCTGTGTGTACGTGTCGGTGAATTACCGACTCGGCGCCCTGGGCTGCCTGGAGCTGTCGTCTCTGTCGACCGACGACATCACCATCGACGACAACTTGTTCCTGCGTGATCTGGTGGCTGCACTGCGCTGGGTGCAGGACAACATCGAGGCGTTCGGTGGTGATCCCGACAACGTCACGATCTTCGGCGAGAGCGCCGGCGCCCACGCGGTGGCGACCCTGCTGGCCACCCCCGCCGCCGGGGGCCTGTTCACCCAGGCGATCTCGCAGAGTCCCACCACGGGCATGACCCGCGACGCCGACGTGGCCGCGGAATTCGCCGGCCGCTTCGCCGCGCAGCTCGGGGTCGGCGAGCGCGACGCCGCTGCGGCGTTGCGCGCCGCCCGTCCGGCCGAACTCGTCGACGCGTTACACCGGCTGATTCTCGAAGGGCAGCGGGACATGCTGGGCGCCTTCGCGATCGGACCGGCCTACGGCACCGACTTCTTGCCGAAGGAGCCGGTCATGGCGATGGCCGACGGAGACGCCCACCGGGTGCCGTTGATCGTCGGGACCAACGCGGACGAGGGCCGGCTGTTCACCAGATTCCTGAAGCTGCTGCCCACCAACGAAGTCGCCATCGAGCGCCTGTTGGCGCAGGCCGATCCGGTTGAGCGCGAACGCATCCTCGCCGCCTACCCCGGCTACCCGGATCCGTCGGTCTGCGTGCAGCTCGGCGGCGACCTGATCTTCGGAGCGGCGGTGTGGCAGATCGCCCATGCGCACAGCCGGCATGCCCCGACCTTTGTGTACCGCTACGACTACGCCACCCGCGCGCTGCGCTGGTCCGGTTTCGGAGCCACCCACGCCACCGAGCTGCTGGCGGTGTTCGACGTGTACCGCTCGCGGTTCGGCAGGTGGCTGGCCGCCGGGGTCGATTCGCGCGCCGCCCGTCGGGTCAGCGACGACATCCAGCGGCGCTGGCTGGCGTTCGCCCGACACGGAGTTCCGGGCGACGACTGGCCGCTCTACGACCGTCATGAGCGCGCCGTACTGGTACTCGATCACAAGCGCCGCATCGAGTTCGATCCGCATGGCGAACGGCGACGGGCCTGGCAGGGGTTTTCGCTGGCCAACCGGTGA